The following is a genomic window from Paenibacillus sp. FSL R5-0766.
ATTCCGCTGATGGAAGTCATGAAGTCGATGGGTATGATTAATTCACATGTCGGCATGATTCTGCTCTACACGGCCATGGGGATTCCGATCTCGCTGTTCATTACATATGCATTTGTGTCTAACATCCCGAAGGAGCTGGATGAAGCCGCGATCATGGACGGATGTAATGGGATCAAACTGTTCCTGCGAATCATTGTGCCTTTGTTAACCTCGGTGCTGGTGACGGTATTTGTCCTGAACTTCCTGAGTGTCTGGAATGAATTCACTGCTCCGCTCTATATGCTCAACACGGTGGAGATGTGGCCGATGACGCTGGCTGTATATAACTTCTTTGGACAATTTAGTGCCCAGTGGAATCTGGTTAGTGCCGATATCGTGCTCACATCATTGCCTGTGTTGATTGTGTTCCTCATAGGGCAAAAGTATATTGTAGGTGGACTAACTTCAGGGGCGGTTAAAGGGTAAGCTCCACCGACAATCCAAATTTCAAATACACAAACTCTCTTGTCTAAGTACATCTTCTGACTCCTCAGCACAAAAAAACCCTTGTCTGCTCATCGTGTGAATAACTTCTTCGTACAGAAGAAGTATCACACGCTGCTGCGAACAAGGGCTTACGCTGTTGGATTCGAATTAATCGTGCGCCAACCCGCCAACATCGGATGGAGCTGTTATATCTGGGCTCTGCTCCAGAGATTTGATCATTTTCAAACGGGATGTGATTATTGCGATCAGAATAACAAACAGACCCGCGATGATAAACAGAAAGGCAATACCTCTGCCTGGCCCAGTTCCAATAATTTGACCAACAGACGAAGCCAGTGCTCCCCCCTCCATCAGCAACGGATTAAACACATGGTCGGCCAGAAATCCAGCCAAACTGTACGCAATAATAAACCCGAGTTGTGACAGAATACCAATGATTCCCCATACCCTGCCCTGCTTTTCGTTGGCAATATTGTTTCGCACCAGCACATCTGCGCTCATGTTGACAAACGGCAGCGATGACAGGAACAGGAAACCTGCGAAGATTATAAAATAAATGTTGGTGGATATGCCCAGAAGCGAGAAAGACAAGCCGCACAAAATTAGACCCATCACAAGCACACTTGCGTATCTCTTTGTTATTGTAAATATGCCGATGCATAAGCTGCTAATCAGCATGCCGATGGCACTAACAGACTGAAACGTTCCAAGTGTCTTTGCATCCGTGAATGACAGAAGCATCGGACCAATGAGTGTCTCGAGGAATCCCAGATAAAAGGTGACAAGTGAAATAATCACCACCAGCAACAGTACTCCCTTGTTGGTTACAACTTCTCTCCAGCCCTCTTGAATATCGGTGATCCAGTTTTTTCCTTCTCGATCCTCTCGCTCCACCTTCATGCTCTTCCGAATAACCAGCACAGCCAGAATGGCAACCAGGAATGTCAGAATATTAATGACCAGAATGACTTCAATGGTTGTTATACTAAGCAGAATGCCCGCAATGATTGGTGAAAACAGAAACTTCGAGGATTCAGCCAGTTGTACAAGACCGCTGCCTTTTGAGAATTGATCCTTATCCAGCAGGTCCGTAGCAGAGGCCTTATATGCCGGGCTCTGCAACGCAGAAAACACGGAACTAAAGGCTACTCCCACATAGATATGCCATAATTGGATATCACCTGTGAGCATAATGGACAGAATGAAAATCAAACCGGCTGCCGACCCCAGGTCGCCGATAATCATCATCGTTCGACGGTCGAATCGGTCTGCCAGTACCCCTCCAATAGGTCGAAGCAGGATATTCGGCAGAAACGTGAATAAGGTAATCAATGCAACACTTGTTGCCGTATTCGTTTTTTCGAAGGCATACACCCCCAGGGAGAAGGCTGTAAGTCCAATCCCAATCATGGAGATGAGCTGACCAAACCATACTACCAGAAACTTTTTAAATGATTTTTGAACGGTATGTTCCATGGATGATACTCCTTTCTCGGCTAACCTTGATTCGGAAAATAGAGACGAGTGACGTAGGCGAAGCTTCCTTGTTCTGCTCCCAGCACACGTTCCATAATATGTGTGAATGCTTCAACCTTTTTTTGGAGTTCTTCCTCCTCCCATTGAAAGATGCCTCGATCCAGCAAAAATTGTGACGATACGAGCAAGAATTCGATGGATTCCTTTGGGTTAGGTGTATGAAATACCCCCTCCTGAATGCCCTGCTCTACCACCTCGGCCAAGATGGGACTTAATCGAATTACCGTCTCAACAAGACTCTTTTGGTGCATCTCCACATTATGAACACTGTGCAATTGCTCGATGAGATCATGTTTTCTGCCGTCAGGCTGATTCTGCGCCATCATGATGCGAAAAATTTTGTCATGGGCATTCAGTTTGGGATCGGACACCACGTGCCTGGCCGATGCCTCCCCGCTCAGAATAAAACGCATGACGATGGCGTTCATGACCTCTTCCTTGGACTGAAAATAATAATAAAATGTACCCTTGGCAATGTTGCACGCCTGAAGGATATCCATGACCGTAGCTTTGGTATATCCCTTTGTTACGAACAGAATCTCGGCGGCATCCAAAATCTCGTTCCTGCGTTCTTCCGGGTTTTTTATCAGTCTCATATCCTGGCCTCCGATACGTTCGACCGACTGTCGGTCTATTGTAGTCATGGAGTTCTTTTTTTAGAACCCCATTTCAGTCAACCATTGCGCCAAATGGCTTTCCCTTGTTTTTAGATCCTGACGCTCTCTTGCATATTTTCCAATATTTCTGTCTGCAACGAGCTTACCGTCCATCATAAACAGTACACGTTCCGATCTGGCAGCGACTTTCACATCATGGGTCACCAGCAGAATGGTTGTTCCCGTTGCATTAATATCGCCCAGAATGTCCATGATCTCATACGTTGATTTGGAATTCAGCGCCCCCGTTGGTTCATCGCCGAATAAAATATCTGGATTATTGATCAGCGCACGGCAGATGGCAATCCGTTGAAGCTGTCCGCCTGAGGCTTGGGTGATGTTATGCCCAGCCAGCTCATCAATCCCCATTTTTTTCATTAATGACATCGCCCGTGTATTAATCGTTTCTCTGCTGCTATTCTTGGCCAGATACGCGGAAAGTACGATATTGTCTAATAGATTCAGATTCTTGAGCAGATGAATATTTTGAAAGATGAATCCCATCTTGGTCAAACGTAGACTTGCCAGATCCCTCTCCTCAAATGCAGATATTTTTTTGCCATTAAAATAGACACTTCCAGCACTAATCTGATCCATACCACTTATGTTGTACAGTAAGGTAGACTTGCCTGAGCCAGATGGCCCCATGATGGAAACAAATTCTCCCTTTTTTAATTGAAGGTTGATATCTTTTAAGATGTTATGTTCTTCATTCTCGCCGATCGCTACGGATTTATTCACGTCTTTAGCCTCAAGTATAGTTGTCATCGTTGATCCTCCCTATTCGACAATCATTTTGGATATGCTCGTTTCCTTGATCGATTGGATACTAATCCATGCTGTCAGTACAATCGTGCCTGCAAGTAACAATGGACACAAAATATATGCCTGTAACGGGTTAACAACAAAGACAATATTGGAAGCACCAAACGTCGACATAATGGCACTAACCAGCAACGGACCCAACGTATTGGACAATATCGTTCCAGTAACAACCCCTAAGATTAATATGACAAGTGACATCACGACATACTTGAACTTTATTTTAGACAAGGCAAACCCAAGGCTTCTTAGTACAGCAATGTCGTTGTTGTCCTTGGCTACTAACATCTGAAGGAACAGTGCTGTAATTAAAATAGATATGAAGACACCGATGACCAAGGCCAGCATCGTCACCATTTTCAATTGTTGGATGGTTCCGCCTAACGTCTGATCCAGATAACCTTGAAGATCGGTTACTTTGGCTGGCGAGAAAGCCGCCTCATATTCAGCAATTTTGGTAGCCATGTCCCCGCGATTATTCAGATCCAAACTGACCACATACCACAACACACTATCCTTGTTGTAAGGTAATAAGGCCTTCGCCGTTTTCCCACCATTCGTAACGTCCTGGTATATTCCGCTGACCGTCATCATCTGGTCCTTGCCATTAACCAGCAAGGTAAGTTGCTCACCAGTCTTCAGGCGCAGCTCGCTACTGTTGGCATCAGATAACGCAATTTCATTCTCGGTTGTTGGCGCATTACCGCTAACATAAGACAATGGGAAAATACTGAAATCCCCAGTTTCTACACTCAGATTGTCGTAACTTCCTTCCGCATTTTTAATCTTGAACTGGCTTGTTACCAATGGGGAATACGTTTTGATATCTTTATCATTTTGGATCTGGGCAACCAGATTGTCATAACGCTGCTCCACATCGTCTGTGTGCCTCAAGTCAATGCGAATATCACTTTGTCCAACACCCATATAAGAGATAAAACTTGGCGCCTGCAAAGTGTTCAGGAAGTTGACCGGCACAATCATGATAAATGAACTGACTACAAAGACAAATAACAATAATCGGAACATCTTGATTCGCTGTATCACTTCCTTCAGACCAAGAAAGACAGGTACGGAAGACCAGCGATTGCGGGACAAACTAAGCCGGTTTCGAATGATCTGTGTATCTCCCAGGCTCCCGGTACGGAGAGCATCCACCGCGGAGATGGAACGAAAACGCCGCAGTACCGTTCGACAAAACAGAACAACCATGGCAAATATTATTCCAGCGGCTAATAATGGAATCGCGAAATGCAACAGGGTTGCAGGTGCTTTTCCCATATACAACATGATGTTGGAAACAAATAGTCTGTTAACGCCAAGTGATGCAATGTAACCAAGCACGGATGCAAATCCCGCCATAAATACATACTTCATCAGATACAGTCTCTTAATATCCTTCTCTGCGATTCCAATCGCTTTCATGACACTAATCTCACGATAATCCTCTTCGATGGTCGCAAGCATCGTGAATCGGATGCAAAGCATCGCAATCAGAATCAGCACAAGACTGACCAGAATAATAACGGCTGCAATAACTCCGTCGGTCATGGCATTCAGTACCTGGAACAGCCCATAGGTTACGACTGGACCCGCGTTGGGAAGTCCGGCATTTTGGTAAGCCTGGGTAAATTCACTCGTCAGTCCGGGATCCGTCAACCGGAATTCGATGAGATACTCCATCTCTCCGATGCTCTGCTTCAGTTCTTGCAAATTCCCTGCACTCACGATAAACCGTTTGGAGTGCACAACCGATGGATTCATCTGAGCATCACGGACAAAATCAACGATGGTGTAAGAACGCTCAAATTGACCATTATCGATCCGAACCTGGTCGCCCACGCTCAATTTTTTTTGCTGCATGTAATATACCGGAACCGCGATCTCGCCATCGTTCACCTGAATAATCTCAC
Proteins encoded in this region:
- a CDS encoding carbohydrate ABC transporter permease, which encodes MRLRKRLASIGLNVLAWLLSLVVLIPFVVIVLNSFKSDAEAKVLKLTLPEKFIFENYKIVYEQGHLGGSFFNSLLHSGASSLLLVFVVAFSAFTLSRNHSRLSKFLYFFLILGITLPLNYIPLMEVMKSMGMINSHVGMILLYTAMGIPISLFITYAFVSNIPKELDEAAIMDGCNGIKLFLRIIVPLLTSVLVTVFVLNFLSVWNEFTAPLYMLNTVEMWPMTLAVYNFFGQFSAQWNLVSADIVLTSLPVLIVFLIGQKYIVGGLTSGAVKG
- a CDS encoding MFS transporter, whose protein sequence is MEHTVQKSFKKFLVVWFGQLISMIGIGLTAFSLGVYAFEKTNTATSVALITLFTFLPNILLRPIGGVLADRFDRRTMMIIGDLGSAAGLIFILSIMLTGDIQLWHIYVGVAFSSVFSALQSPAYKASATDLLDKDQFSKGSGLVQLAESSKFLFSPIIAGILLSITTIEVILVINILTFLVAILAVLVIRKSMKVEREDREGKNWITDIQEGWREVVTNKGVLLLVVIISLVTFYLGFLETLIGPMLLSFTDAKTLGTFQSVSAIGMLISSLCIGIFTITKRYASVLVMGLILCGLSFSLLGISTNIYFIIFAGFLFLSSLPFVNMSADVLVRNNIANEKQGRVWGIIGILSQLGFIIAYSLAGFLADHVFNPLLMEGGALASSVGQIIGTGPGRGIAFLFIIAGLFVILIAIITSRLKMIKSLEQSPDITAPSDVGGLAHD
- a CDS encoding TetR/AcrR family transcriptional regulator; amino-acid sequence: MRLIKNPEERRNEILDAAEILFVTKGYTKATVMDILQACNIAKGTFYYYFQSKEEVMNAIVMRFILSGEASARHVVSDPKLNAHDKIFRIMMAQNQPDGRKHDLIEQLHSVHNVEMHQKSLVETVIRLSPILAEVVEQGIQEGVFHTPNPKESIEFLLVSSQFLLDRGIFQWEEEELQKKVEAFTHIMERVLGAEQGSFAYVTRLYFPNQG
- a CDS encoding ABC transporter ATP-binding protein; amino-acid sequence: MTTILEAKDVNKSVAIGENEEHNILKDINLQLKKGEFVSIMGPSGSGKSTLLYNISGMDQISAGSVYFNGKKISAFEERDLASLRLTKMGFIFQNIHLLKNLNLLDNIVLSAYLAKNSSRETINTRAMSLMKKMGIDELAGHNITQASGGQLQRIAICRALINNPDILFGDEPTGALNSKSTYEIMDILGDINATGTTILLVTHDVKVAARSERVLFMMDGKLVADRNIGKYARERQDLKTRESHLAQWLTEMGF
- a CDS encoding ABC transporter permease, which produces MLRNDITRKKGITAALFIFVLLAALLVSSGSRMIMELTSSIQYLFSESKTPHFVQMHAGEIDQAKVNTWAEENAMVQQHQIVEMVNIDGSNLFLGAESEKNSVMDIDFVTQNQGFDYLLNLDSEIIQVNDGEIAVPVYYMQQKKLSVGDQVRIDNGQFERSYTIVDFVRDAQMNPSVVHSKRFIVSAGNLQELKQSIGEMEYLIEFRLTDPGLTSEFTQAYQNAGLPNAGPVVTYGLFQVLNAMTDGVIAAVIILVSLVLILIAMLCIRFTMLATIEEDYREISVMKAIGIAEKDIKRLYLMKYVFMAGFASVLGYIASLGVNRLFVSNIMLYMGKAPATLLHFAIPLLAAGIIFAMVVLFCRTVLRRFRSISAVDALRTGSLGDTQIIRNRLSLSRNRWSSVPVFLGLKEVIQRIKMFRLLLFVFVVSSFIMIVPVNFLNTLQAPSFISYMGVGQSDIRIDLRHTDDVEQRYDNLVAQIQNDKDIKTYSPLVTSQFKIKNAEGSYDNLSVETGDFSIFPLSYVSGNAPTTENEIALSDANSSELRLKTGEQLTLLVNGKDQMMTVSGIYQDVTNGGKTAKALLPYNKDSVLWYVVSLDLNNRGDMATKIAEYEAAFSPAKVTDLQGYLDQTLGGTIQQLKMVTMLALVIGVFISILITALFLQMLVAKDNNDIAVLRSLGFALSKIKFKYVVMSLVILILGVVTGTILSNTLGPLLVSAIMSTFGASNIVFVVNPLQAYILCPLLLAGTIVLTAWISIQSIKETSISKMIVE